Proteins from one Kazachstania africana CBS 2517 chromosome 1, complete genome genomic window:
- the CTF3 gene encoding Ctf3p (similar to Saccharomyces cerevisiae CTF3 (YLR381W); ancestral locus Anc_4.235) → MPITFNEALTKLLNSEATTDQWQVKQYLQKIRSHTAKHGVSSNQILLLIRYVCQTTVISEDVKLDIIGNCLIPNDYMNYDIIEEILSHLGSPTIFSPHKIRPSKNVQISLCRWLVHVFLLLPKTANDECLSTLIHLWKFDYIQTWISYLIIWYTERSKQIKQWRIKLLVKTAKKPGYTNAAANASLILKRYMSIVGTSEKISRLISQLTYKTEDLKSLQNLQFDKVFIGKLEKVLIQEAPNRFSKYIIEDKLELFIAQLRDSDIDPRKLNFRSNVPEDTSNLYNIYTLHQLYQNWSDIRLPKNVEPLFPLSRHNIIQFYPLALYRENLSSGNKNFEEFWSQMYNWLLINLRNCFQKKLTTSTERNILFYNIIKNCQVFSVFVPRILNDFLTLENFLADTNLFVALCERLFPLVIPPNDLPDFRNRLLKILAICHLSKTAKGDQSFCSNTRTFPAVCHSMIRMFENWITQYADRTDIIEFSLDLLNDLRKLLLANLKHSQDDRNVSICLMILLNVLSSVSYKHERDTTAYSNFLEKLILKNYTVNKLITFDDPILMDACCKYLIGIKNLLLDRPATDIYVQLQNQYIMDTTNYLWRNKIISSRKFFNIPSDFIKAFSENLLSQTPNLKPKSIYSITGISAFSYVTLVAERTLEERYHTNIQYHELLTEEGFKRFSELIAERADGTSNVWIPNVETFTDLKTELVKQLKKMAPYGNTALFLFTYLKSLSKYKDSS, encoded by the coding sequence ATGCCCATAACATTTAATGAAGCGCTAACTAAGCTACTCAACTCTGAAGCGACAACAGATCAATGGCAAGTGAAACAATACTTGCAAAAAATACGCTCACATACGGCAAAACATGGTGTTTCATCTAATCAAATACTTCTCTTAATTCGTTATGTCTGTCAAACCACTGTTATTTCCGAAGATGTTAAATTAGATATAATTGGTAATTGCCTAATACCAAATGACTATATGAATTATGATATTATTGAGGAAATTCTTTCCCATTTGGGTTCTCCTACCATATTTTCGCCACACAAAATACGGCCATCTAAAAATGTTCAGATCTCCTTATGCAGATGGCTGGTTCATGTGTTTCTTCTCTTACCAAAAACAGCCAATGACGAGTGCTTATCGACTTTAATTCACCTTTGGAAGTTCGATTATATTCAAACGTGGATATCGTATCTTATAATATGGTATACTGAGCGTTCAAAACAAATTAAACAATGGAGGATAAAACTACTGGTCAAAACTGCAAAGAAACCAGGTTATACCAACGCCGCAGCAAACGCTTCtctgattttgaaaaggtATATGAGCATTGTGGGGACATCGGAGAAAATTTCACGTTTAATATCTCAGCTAACTTATAAAACAGAAGATTTGAAGTCTTTACAAAATCTGCAATTTGACAAGGTATTCATAGGCAAACTAGAAAAGGTGCTAATACAAGAAGCACCAAAtagattttcaaaatatatcataGAAGACAAGCTAGAGTTGTTTATTGCACAATTGCGAGATTCTGACATCGACCCAAGAAAGCTGAACTTTAGATCTAACGTACCTGAAGATACCTCAAATCTTTACAATATTTATACGCTTCATCaattatatcaaaattggtCTGATATCAGGCTGCCTAAAAATGTAGAACCATTATTTCCTCTATCAAGACATAACATAATTCAATTCTATCCTTTGGCATTATACAGGGAAAACTTGAGCAGCggaaataaaaattttgaggaATTTTGGTCTCAGATGTACAACTGGCTCCTGATTAATCTCCGAAATTGTTTCCAAAAGAAGCTGACAACATCAacagaaagaaatattttattctaTAACATTATTAAGAACTGTCAAGTGTTTAGCGTATTTGTTCCCAgaatattgaatgatttcCTCACCTTAGAAAATTTCCTCGCTGACACAAACCTATTCGTTGCTTTATGTGAAAGGCTTTTCCCTTTGGTCATACCACCAAACGATCTACCAGATTTCAGAAACAGgttactgaaaattttagcGATATGTCACCTCAGTAAAACAGCAAAGGGAGATCAATCTTTTTGCTCGAATACGAGGACATTTCCTGCTGTTTGCCATTCAATGATAAGGatgtttgaaaattggaTAACCCAGTATGCTGATAGGACTGATATTATAGAATTTTCGTTGGACCTATTGAACGATCTACGTAAGCTCTTACTAGCGAATTTAAAACATTCGCAGGACGATAGAAATGTCTCCATTTGtctaatgattttattgaacGTTCTCTCATCTGTTTCGTACAAGCATGAAAGAGATACCACCGCATATTCCAACTTTTTGGAGAAactaattttgaagaattatacCGTAAATAAGTTGATTACTTTCGACGATCCAATTTTAATGGATGCCTGTTGTAAGTATCTTATTGGCATTAAAAATTTGCTGCTCGATAGGCCTGCGACGGATATATACGTTCAAttacaaaatcaatatatcATGGACACCACCAACTATCTTTGGAGAAACAAGATTATTagttcaagaaaatttttcaacattcCTTCTGATTTCATAAAGGCTTTCTCTGAAAATCTACTCTCTCAAACACCTAATTTGAAACCAAAATCCATATATTCAATCACGGGTATTTCAGCTTTCTCGTATGTGACACTAGTTGCCGAACGAACTTTAGAAGAAAGGTACCACACAAATATACAATATCATGAGCTACTTACTGAGGAGGGATTCAAAAGGTTTTCAGAATTGATTGCAGAACGGGCTGATGGTACTTCAAACGTATGGATTCCAAATGTTGAAACGTTCacagatttgaaaactgAGCTGGTGAAACAACTCAAAAAAATGGCTCCCTATGGTAATACTGCATTGTTTCTATTTACATATCTCAAGAgcttatcaaaatataaagataGCTCGTAa
- the SMC6 gene encoding DNA repair protein SMC6 (similar to Saccharomyces cerevisiae SMC6 (YLR383W); ancestral locus Anc_4.237) yields MSATTMPFKRPLKEVEDELLNLAAEEVDKDKRQKQKKRRHNFAHMTQYSSTMNERDLVEEGSIQEESPSGSLKKVILRNFMCHENFEMELGPRLNFIVGNNGSGKSAILTAIAVGLGVKASETNRGVSLKDLIREGSYSAKITLYLDNSRIGSYKSDVYGDTIIIERTLKRDGPPSFSLKTKEGEEISSRKKDVQSVLDYFSIPISNPMCFLSQDAARSFLTAGSPHDKYMQFMKGTLLQNIDDDLNHAKVIHKNSEESMKLHLEKLRELKAEYEDAKKLIKEINQTSTLNERKMLLQGRSLWMDIDQNYKAVEKLKNDMKTCQTKIEKLTNKVNEKEKGIEKYTIDNESAQALIEENVINVNNREQEHQLAREAVRNVRAEFEKKKANEAEAQKNIESCKKKIEALDKTIAHLEENFRREMGGDKDQLREELADLEMQNTELNTQVNALTINLQDVQNEEREVVQQRQADVQQLERSIQNQKIQIQRTVESNNNFLSNFDPKMEYLLKVLKQRQREFEVPPIGPLGNYITIKKDFSKWTRAIQKAISSSLSSFVVVSQKDQRLLRDIERSCNMRANIPVISYKLNVFNFSAGRARCQYPTIVDAIEFATPELECLLVDMNKIEKVVLIDDYKEARNFLRARPQNVTMALSLRDQRTGFQLTGGFRLDTIVYEDRIKMKTGTDDGSSYMRDSLNQEMEELRNVKNQYDTKISEKRSQLRDIDRELSNLRQQIKQNNSRTTLLRINIGKVVDTGVLTSKQDERKNQEQAIAGYEAAIALLKTNLEEITGRALSMKEKYDESRTALKTANEELQQLKENVNNRESRIARFKDDIKQYNEKANAYSEAIKRIEVNISSLGEGIESQVRNASKFCSREDADKEDLPNDQVAIRTELEQITRQIRKCEQNLGLSQDKIVDLFNQTRSKYKQGQEKYDLLKRALHTLKSSLEKRLEVFKNRRYVTCLEANHSFIGSMKRRNFKGMLKFDFQKALLDIKACSRDDPEERDVDTLSGGEKSFSQMALLLATWAPMRSRITALDEFDVFMDQVNRKIGTGLIVKTLKDNARTQTIIITPQDIGKIAHIDSTGVNIHRMRDPERQNNSNYFN; encoded by the coding sequence ATGTCAGCTACCACTATGCCCTTTAAAAGGCCTTTGAAAGAGGTGGAAGATGAATTACTGAACTTAGCTGCAGAAGAGGTGGACAAAGATAAACGAcaaaagcaaaagaaaagacGCCACAATTTTGCTCATATGACGCAGTACTCTAGTACTATGAATGAGAGAGATTTAGTAGAAGAGGGTAGCATCCAAGAAGAGTCGCCTTCTGGGTCTCTTAAAAAGGttattttaagaaatttcatGTGTCAtgaaaactttgaaatGGAGCTAGGCCCCAGACtaaatttcattgttgGTAACAATGGTAGTGGAAAAAGTGCCATTTTAACAGCTATTGCTGTTGGATTAGGTGTCAAGGCAAGCGAGACAAATAGAGGTGTGTCTTTGAAAGATCTCATACGAGAAGGTAGCTATTCTGCAAAAATCACATTATATTTGGATAACAGTAGGATTGGCTCTTATAAATCAGATGTATATGGCGATACTATTATAATAGAAAGGACCTTGAAAAGGGATGGACCACCATCATTCAGTCTAAAGACGAAAGAAGGGGAAGAAATAAGTAGTAGGAAGAAGGACGTACAAAGCGTTCTTGACTACTTTTCTATTCCAATTAGTAATCCAATGtgttttctttctcaaGATGCAGCAAGGTCATTTTTAACTGCAGGTTCCCCACATGATAAATATATGCAGTTTATGAAAGGGACGTTATTACAgaatattgatgatgatttgaatCATGCAAAGGTTATCCATAAGAATTCAGAAGAAAGTATGAAGTTACaccttgaaaaattgaggGAGTTGAAGGCTGAATATGAAGAtgccaaaaaattgataaaggAAATCAATCAAACTAGTACCTTAAACGAAAGAAAAATGCTTCTACAAGGGCGGTCACTGTGGATGGATATTgatcaaaattataaagCTGTtgaaaaactgaaaaatgaTATGAAAACTTGCCAAACCAAAATAGAAAAACTTACAAATAAAGTaaatgagaaagaaaaaggtattgaaaaatatacaattgataatgaatcTGCACAGGCATTGATAGAAGAAAACGTTATAAACGTAAATAACAGGGAACAAGAACATCAACTGGCCAGAGAAGCCGTGAGAAATGTAAGAGCTGagtttgaaaagaagaaggccAATGAGGCTGAAgctcaaaaaaatattgaaagttgcaaaaaaaagatagaaGCTCTGGATAAAACTATTGCACATCTCGAGGAGAACTTTCGTAGGGAAATGGGTGGAGATAAAGATCAGCTAAGAGAAGAGCTAGCAGACCTGGAAATGCAGAATACAGAATTAAATACCCAAGTCAATGCATTGACGATAAATTTACAGGATGTACAAAACGAGGAAAGAGAAGTTGTCCAACAGCGACAAGCAGATGTGCAACAACTGGAAAGAAgcattcaaaatcaaaaaattcaaattcagaGAACTGTAGAAAGTAACAATAACTTTTTATCTAATTTTGATCCAAAAATGGAATATCTGTTAAAAGTTCTGAAACAAAGACAAAGGGAATTTGAGGTGCCGCCCATTGGGCCATTGGGCAATTATATCACAATAAAGAAAGACTTCTCCAAATGGACTCGGGCCATTCAAAAAGCTATATCATCTTCTCTAAGCTCTTTCGTTGTTGTTAGTcaaaaagatcaaagaCTTTTGCGAGATATTGAGAGATCCTGCAATATGAGAGCAAATATCCCCGTCATCTCATATAAATTAAATGTCTTCAACTTCTCAGCGGGCAGAGCTAGATGCCAATATCCCACAATTGTAGATGCAATCGAGTTCGCTACTCCAGAATTAGAATGTTTACTTGTAGATATGAATAAGATCGAAAAGGTTGTCTTAATAGATGACTATAAAGAAGCTAGGAATTTTTTACGAGCCCGCCCTCAAAATGTAACCATGGCTCTATCACTTAGAGATCAAAGGACTGGTTTCCAGTTAACTGGTGGTTTTAGGTTAGATACAATTGTATATGAAGAtagaataaaaatgaaaaccGGCACTGATGATGGAAGCAGTTATATGAGAGATTCCTTGAATCAAGAAATGGAGGAACTGCGTAATgtaaaaaatcaatatgaTACTAAAATCTCTGAGAAACGTTCTCAGTTACGTGATATTGATAGGGAACTGAGTAACTTAAGACAGCAgataaaacaaaataacAGTAGAACTACCCTGTTAAGGATAAATATTGGTAAGGTTGTGGATACGGGTGTTTTAACATCAAAACAAGATGAGAGGAAAAACCAAGAGCAGGCAATTGCTGGTTATGAGGCTGCAATAGCTCTCCTCAAAACCAATCTAGAAGAAATCACTGGAAGGGCTTTGTCCatgaaagagaaatatGATGAAAGCAGAACTGCACTCAAGACGGCGAACGAAGAACTTCAGCAActgaaagaaaatgtcAATAATCGTGAATCCAGAATTGCAAGGtttaaagatgatattAAGCAGTATAACGAAAAAGCTAATGCATATTCCGAAGCgatcaaaagaattgaagTAAATATATCATCACTAGGGGAAGGTATAGAAAGTCAAGTAAGAAACGCTTCGAAGTTCTGCTCAAGGGAAGACGCAGATAAGGAGGATCTTCCAAACGACCAAGTGGCTATCAGAACTGAATTGGAGCAAATTACCAGACAAATCCGTAAGTGTGAACAAAATCTAGGCCTATCACAAGACAAAATTGTTGATCTCTTCAATCAGACAAGATCTAAGTATAAACAAggacaagaaaaatatgatcTTTTAAAGAGAGCCCTACACACGTTAAAGAGTTCGCTCGAGAAACGTTTAGAGGTCTTCAAAAATCGTAGGTATGTGACCTGCCTCGAAGCAAACCACAGCTTTATTGGCTCAATGAAGCGCAGAAATTTTAAAGGTATGTTAAAGTTTGATTTCCAGAAGGCCTTATTAGATATAAAAGCCTGTAGTAGAGATGATCCTGAAGAACGTGATGTTGACACTCTGTCTGGCGGTGAGAAGTCCTTTTCCCAGATGGCGCTCCTTCTAGCTACATGGGCGCCAATGCGGTCTAGAATTACTGCATTAGATGAATTCGACGTTTTCATGGATCAGGTTAATAGAAAGATTGGTACTGGCCTTATTGTGAAAACGCTAAAAGATAATGCGAGAACTCAGACCATTATCATTACTCCCCAAGATATAGGCAAAATTGCCCATATCGACAGCACCGGTGTTAATATTCATAGAATGAGAGATCCAGAAAGACAAAATAATTCCAACTATTTTAACTAG
- the NAM2 gene encoding leucine--tRNA ligase NAM2 (similar to Saccharomyces cerevisiae NAM2 (YLR382C); ancestral locus Anc_4.236) has translation MASPSAGVSRSRINALSKRLIKLGEKWKTTTLNGPALSIDNINLVRHRPERMYILSMFPYPSGNLHMGHLRVYVISDSLNRFYRQRGHKVIHPMGWDAFGLPAENAAIERGIHPNTWTRTNIKAMKEQMNNMLGNFDWDREITTCDPEYYKFTQWIFLKLFENGLAYRKEGEINWDPVDKTVLANEQVDINGRSWRSGALVQKKLLNQWYLGITKFSKELRNDLNYLKKWPSKVKAMQRNWIGQSERANIKFDTTEEFLPSIWVSTTRAETIFSVQYVVLSLKHPISQHFTKSEKALQEFIRKCPTLPEDTKEGFLLPGIKAINPITKEAVPIFVAPYVVEPFDADKKEVGAAVMGVPAHDKRDFAFWNKNMPNEPIISCVQPIEIMDGSVEVGSEISLPFESSEGILTSVAGSFAGMYTERARNEITALLKSKNQGNFEVKYRLRDWLISRQRYWGAPIPIIYCDNCGAVPVPEKDLPVLLPDVKELSGKGGNPLSKIPEFIDTKCPSCGGDARRETDTMDTFIDSSWYYFRYLDPHNSTLPFNYEKASEGMPVDIYIGGVEHAVLHLLYSRFITKFLNSINAVDLSKTNAEPFHYLVTQGMVHGKTFVDPQTGRFLKPEEVEEKDSGVIMKTTGAAPLISYEKMSKSKYNGADPNACIAMHGPDATRAHILFQSPIEDVLRWDEEKIVGVERWLQRVIKLSQDFSAFGTFTSDFATPEDMNEEEVKFHNDMQKYLGSVTKSFEKYLSLNTVISDYMKITNLIENAKNKEKVSKELLMLNLRKFISILYPIVPSITEEAAEIIKSSQSGLKNWNHYEWPHIEKVTEWKYKHYQVVINGRVKFIYTDEKDLFKKGREYVYERLLLDTEGKKYLANRTYDKMILKYNVISFVFKKKKMPKQDERKIYF, from the coding sequence ATGGCTTCCCCGAGTGCTGGGGTCTCAAGGAGTCGCATCAATGCACTTTCTAAGAGACTGATCAAGTTAGGAGAGAAATGGAAAACTACAACGCTCAATGGGCCTGCCCTTTCCattgataatatcaatttggTCCGTCACAGGCCCGAACGCATGTACATTCTCTCGATGTTTCCATACCCTTCTGGTAATTTACACATGGGACATTTAAGGGTTTATGTGATAAGTGATTCATTGAATAGATTTTACAGACAGAGAGGCCATAAGGTCATACATCCCATGGGATGGGATGCATTTGGGCTACCTGCTGAGAATGCTGCAATTGAAAGGGGCATACACCCTAATACATGGACTAGGACTAACATTAAGGCTATGAAAGAGCAAATGAATAATATGCTGGGAAATTTTGACTGGGATAGAGAAATTACTACTTGCGATCcagaatattataaatttacCCAATGGATTTTCTTAAAGCTGTTCGAAAATGGGCTAGCATATAGGAAAGAAGGTGAGATAAATTGGGATCCCGTAGATAAAACAGTGCTTGCGAACGAGCAAGTTGATATTAACGGGCGTTCTTGGAGGTCTGGTGCATTAGTACAGAAAAAGCTTCTTAATCAATGGTATTTGGgaattaccaaattttctaaagaattgagaaatgatttaaattatttgaagaaatggcCTAGTAAGGTAAAGGCAATGCAACGAAATTGGATTGGTCAGTCAGAAAGAGctaatattaaatttgatacgacagaagaatttttgcCATCGATATGGGTATCTACGACAAGAGCAGAAACGATTTTTTCTGTGCAATATGTCGTGCTGTCGTTGAAGCATCCAATTTCACAACATTTCACAAAATCTGAGAAGGCATTGCAAGAATTCATACGCAAATGTCCAACACTGCCTGAAGATACTAAGGAGGGATTCTTACTTCCCGGAATTAAAGCTATCAACCCTATAACGAAAGAAGCAGTTCCAATATTTGTTGCACCCTATGTTGTTGAGCCTTTCGATGCTGACAAAAAGGAGGTGGGAGCAGCTGTGATGGGTGTTCCAGCTCATGATAAGAGAGACTTTGCATTTTGGAACAAAAATATGCCTAATGAGCCAATTATTTCATGCGTACAACCTATTGAAATAATGGATGGCAGTGTGGAAGTGGGGTCGGAGATTTCGTTGCCATTTGAGTCTTCAGAAGGTATTTTAACAAGCGTCGCAGGGTCTTTTGCAGGAATGTATACTGAAAGAGCTAGAAATGAGATTACGGCGTTATTAAAATCTAAGAATCAAGGGAATTTTGAAGTCAAATATAGGTTAAGAGATTGGCTCATTAGTAGACAAAGGTACTGGGGTGCACCAATTCCAATTATTTACTGCGACAACTGTGGGGCCGTTCCAGTGCCTGAAAAGGATTTACCTGTGCTGCTTCCAGACGTGAAAGAATTATCTGGAAAGGGTGGAAACCCGTTATCTAAAATACCAGAATTTATAGATACTAAATGTCCCTCCTGTGGAGGTGACGCAAGAAGGGAAACAGACACCATGGATACATTTATTGATAGTTCTTGGTATTATTTTAGATATTTAGACCCTCATAACTCCACCTTGCCATTCAATTATGAAAAGGCTTCAGAGGGAATGCCAGTGGATATCTATATTGGTGGCGTTGAACATGCAGTCTTACATCTGTTATATTCTCGGTTCATTACTAAGTTTTTAAACTCCATCAATGCCGTCGACCTGTCTAAAACTAATGCAGAGCCCTTTCATTATTTAGTAACGCAAGGTATGGTACATGGAAAAACCTTTGTTGATCCTCAAACTGGAAGATTTCTGAAACCAGAAGAAGTCGAAGAGAAAGATTCTGGTGTGATTATGAAGACTACAGGGGCGGCACCTTTAATTTCGTATGAAAAAATGTCTAAATCTAAATATAATGGTGCAGATCCAAATGCTTGCATTGCGATGCACGGTCCTGACGCTACAAGAGCGCATATTCTATTCCAAAGCCCTATTGAAGATGTGTTGCGCTGGGATgaggaaaaaattgttggaGTTGAGCGCTGGCTACAGAGAGTCATAAAGCTATCGCAGGACTTTAGTGCCTTTGGTACATTCACCTCTGATTTTGCTACCCCAGAGGATATGAATGAGGAAGAGGTTAAGTTTCATAATGATATGCAGAAATATTTGGGATCTGTtacaaaatcttttgaGAAATATCTATCCTTGAATACTGTCATTTCTGATTATATGAAAATCACTAATCTAATAGAAAATGCCAAAAACAAGGAAAAAGTAAGTAAAGAATTGTTAATGCTAAATTTAAGAAAGTTTATTTCCATCTTATATCCCATTGTTCCATCTATAACGGAGGAAGCTGctgaaataataaaatctAGTCAAAGtggtttgaaaaattggaatcaCTACGAATGGCCACATATAGAGAAAGTTACGGAGTGGAAGTATAAGCACTACCAAGTGGTTATCAATGGGAGAGTGAAGTTCATATACACGGATGAAAAGGACCTTTTTAAAAAAGGCAGAGAATACGTTTATGAGAGGTTACTCTTGGATACGGAAGGTAAAAAATATCTGGCAAATAGGACTTATGacaaaatgatattgaaatataatgTCATTAgttttgttttcaaaaagaagaagatgccAAAACAAGACGAGAGGAAGATTTACTTTTAG